From a single Helicovermis profundi genomic region:
- the mraZ gene encoding division/cell wall cluster transcriptional repressor MraZ, with amino-acid sequence MFIGEFNHTIDSKGRINIPSKFREELNKPFYVTKGLDNCLFIFPESEWNVFEEKLKALPLTNKNARAFVRLFFSGASEVNFDKQGRIMISKPLREHGKLEKEVKVIGVGTRIEIWSNENWLEYNSPDNISYDEIAEQMAELGI; translated from the coding sequence ATGTTTATAGGTGAATTTAATCATACAATTGATTCAAAAGGTAGGATTAATATTCCTTCGAAATTTAGAGAAGAACTTAATAAGCCTTTTTATGTAACTAAGGGTCTTGATAATTGTTTGTTTATTTTTCCTGAATCAGAGTGGAATGTTTTTGAAGAAAAACTTAAAGCACTTCCTCTTACAAACAAAAATGCAAGAGCTTTTGTAAGATTATTCTTTTCCGGTGCTTCGGAAGTGAATTTCGATAAACAGGGAAGAATAATGATTTCAAAACCGCTTAGAGAACACGGAAAACTTGAAAAAGAAGTAAAAGTAATTGGTGTTGGAACTAGAATTGAAATTTGGTCGAATGAAAATTGGCTAGAGTATAATAGTCCAGATAATATAAGTTATGATGAAATAGCAGAACAAATGGCAGAACTTGGTATTTAA